From Phycodurus eques isolate BA_2022a chromosome 1, UOR_Pequ_1.1, whole genome shotgun sequence, one genomic window encodes:
- the angptl7 gene encoding angiopoietin-related protein 7, with amino-acid sequence MSKVFLSIVAVTILVVAGTWAQNPRKAPKPPKPSKAQCCDEVRSLKVQVANLTSLLGELSRKQEADLMTVVRQIMDLDKQNRQQEARVTEAESKYSEINNRVEIMQLQTLQSAPQTTTDAIYDCASLYSKNYKISGEYKLPKDEFLGTTDLSVFCDMETNGGGWTLIQRRKIGLTSFNRDWKQYKTGFGSIRGDFWLGNDHIFRLTRQPSVLRIEMEDWEGEARYAEYGFFTVANELNSYKLFLAHYSGNAGDSLRYHNNTNFSTLNKDNDKCVDDCASLRKGGYWYNCCTDSNLNGVFYRYGEHMKSTDGITWYGWHGPNYSLKKVEMKVRPVGFQP; translated from the exons ATGTCAAAAGTATTTCTCAGCATTGTGGCAGTCACCATTCTTGTGGTGGCAGGGACATGGGCCCAGAATCCCAGGAAGGCACCGAAACCACCAAAGCCATCCAAGGCTCAGTGTTGCGATGAGGTGCGCTCTCTCAAGGTTCAAGTGGCCAATCTTACCAGTCTCCTTGGGGAGCTGAGTCGCAAGCAGGAGGCAGACTTGATGACTGTCGTGAGACAAATCATGGATCTGGACAAGCAGAACCGGCAGCAGGAAGCCAGGGTCACTGAGGCTGAGAGCAAGTACTCTGAAATTAACAACCGTGTGGAGATCATGCAGCTTCAGACCCTGCAGTCTGCTCCTCAGACGACAACAG ATGCCATATATGACTGTGCATCACTCTACAGCAAGAACTATAAGATTTCTGGCGAGTATAAACTTCCAAAAGATGAGTTCCTGGGAACAACTGATCTCAGT GTGTTCTGTGATATGGAGACAAATGGAGGCGGCTGGACTCTAATCCAGAGGCGCAAAATTGGTCTGACATCATTTAACCGTGACTGGAAGCAGTACAAAACCGGATTTGGATCAATCCGTGGAGACTTCTGGCTTGGCAACGACCACATATTCCGTCTAACAAGGCAGCCCAGTGTGCTCAGGATTGAGATGGAG GATTGGGAAGGCGAGGCTCGTTATGCTGAGTATGGGTTTTTCACTGTGGCCAACGAGCTCAACAGCTACAAGCTCTTCCTTGCCCACTACAGTGGGAATGCTGGAGATTCCCTGCGCTACCATAACAACACCAACTTCAGCACCCTCAACAAAGACAATGACAAGTGTGTAGATGACTGTGCTTCATTACGCAAAG GTGGTTACTGGTATAACTGCTGCACTGACTCCAACTTGAATGGAGTTTTTTACCGCTACGGTGAGCACATGAAGAGCACAGATGGGATCACTTGGTACGGATGGCATGGTCCCAACTATTCCCTCAAAAAGGTGGAAATGAAGGTCCGGCCAGTAGGTTTCCAGCCATAA